Proteins found in one Vigna radiata var. radiata cultivar VC1973A unplaced genomic scaffold, Vradiata_ver6 scaffold_83, whole genome shotgun sequence genomic segment:
- the LOC106754126 gene encoding putative anthocyanidin reductase isoform X1 — protein MGEKSKVCVTGGTGYIGSWLIKKLLAKGYTVHATLRDLKNESKVGLLKSLPHAEGKLVLFEADIYDPTQFDPAIQGCQYVFHVATPLTHEPASSQQYKDTTEAAVAGAKSIALSCERSGTVKRLIYTASVVSASPLKEDGSDFKDVMDETCWTPLNDSLEYVFPDPFYKDYAYSKTLSEKHLLSYGNDENGGRKFEVVTLPCGLVGGDSLVSSALGSRVVCISLIVQNEIAYTALKFLEGLLGKIPLAHIDDVCEAHIFCMESTSISGRFLCASSYISLQEMANYYARYHPEFNVKQENEDGHWKDIKWTSTKLCDKGFVFKYDAKMILDDCIKCARRMGEL, from the exons ATGGGAGAAAAGAGTAAGGTATGTGTCACAGGAGGAACTGGTTACATAGGTTCATGGCTCATCAAGAAGCTACTGGCCAAAGGTTATACTGTTCATGCAACTCTCAGAGACTTGA AGAACGAGTCAAAGGTAGGGCTGTTAAAGAGTCTTCCTCATGCAGAAGGCAAACTGGTTCTGTTTGAAGCTGATATTTACGACCCAACTCAATTTGATCCTGCAATTCAAGGATGTCAGTATGTGTTTCATGTTGCTACTCCCCTCACCCATGAACCAGCTTCATCTCAG CAGTACAAGGATACTACNGAAGCAGCAGTTGCAGGAGCGAAAAGCATTGCACTGTCATGTGAGAGATCAGGGACGGTGAAGCGTCTGATCTACACTGCTTCTGTTGTATCAGCCTCTCCGCTGAAAGAAGATGGGAGTGATTTCAAAGATGTAATGGATGAAACTTGCTGGACTCCTCTCAATGATTCCTTGGAATACGTATTCCCTGATCCTTTTTACAAG GACTATGCTTATTCAAAAACACTGTCTGAGAAACATCTGTTGAGCTATGGGAATGATGAAAATGGTGGAAGAAAATTTGAGGTAGTAACTCTCCCTTGCGGACTAGTGGGAGGTGACTCCCTTGTATCTTCCGCACTCGGTAGCAGGGTAGTTTGTATTTCACTGATAGTGCAAAATGAAATAGCCTACACAGCACTCAAGTTCCTGGAGGGATTACTGGGTAAAATTCCTCTTGCACACATTGATGATGTCTGTGAAGCTCATATTTTCTGCATGGAAAGCACCTCCATCAGTGGAAGATTCTTGTGTGCAAGTTCTTACATTTCATTACAAGAGATGGCTAACTATTACGCTCGTTATCATCCAGAATTCAATGTGAAACAAGA AAATGAAGATGGACATTGGAAGGATATCAAGTGGACCTCAACAAAGCTTTGTGACAAAGGatttgtatttaaatatgaTGCAAAGATGATATTGGATGATTGTATCAAATGTGCAAGAAGGATGGGTGAACTCTAG
- the LOC106754125 gene encoding probable WRKY transcription factor 30, whose protein sequence is MEQSPKRKHSSLIHELIQGKELAKQLGNLLVSSSPASHETNELLVDKILSSYEKALTMLNWGSIVGEAKTTSATMMDSHCSFTNGGSPKSEVVDRELDHKAVLKKRKTMPRWTEQVKICSRTGLEGSLDDGYSWRKYGQKDILGAKFPRGYYRCTHRNVQGCLATKQVQRSDEDPTTIEVTYRGRHTCTQAKYLNKAFPSNIKKGLEENQLHNDETNQPINEKIQQTPVGIFAFETEHRVKTEELEIKEDIFPWFSFPSQSNGSENEDVLPESTFENHFTESFSPAFISPATSESNPFCLSACYLNSTELLCQQIQTSESDITETFSAPTSVTNSPILDLDILLHKGDFDTDFPFNNPDFFSSFELPCTST, encoded by the exons ATGGAACAGAGCCCCAAAAGAAAACACTCTAGCCTCATCCACGAACTTATCCAAGGTAAGGAGCTAGCAAAGCAGCTCGGTAACCTTCTGGTTTCTTCTTCTCCAGCGTCCCATGAAACCAATGAATTGTTGGTTGATAAAATTCTCTCCTCCTATGAGAAAGCACTCACCATGCTGAACTGGGGGTCCATTGTAGGAGAGGCCAAAACCACCAGTGCCACCATGATGGATTCCCATTGTTCTTTTACAAATGGTGGGAGTCCCAAAAGTGAGGTCGTGGACCGTGAATTAGACCACAAAGCTGTCCTCAAGAAAAG AAAGACCATGCCTAGATGGACGGAGCAAGTGAAGATTTGCTCAAGAACAGGACTCGAGGGGTCTTTGGATGATGGATATAGCTGGAGGAAATACGGGCAGAAGGATATTCTTGGAGCCAAGTTTCCAAG AGGATATTACAGATGCACACATAGAAATGTTCAAGGGTGTCTGGCAACTAAACAAGTTCAAAGGTCAGATGAAGACCCGACAACAATTGAGGTGACCTATAGAGGAAGACATACGTGCACGCAAGCTAAGTATTTGAACAAGGCATTCCCATCAAATATAAAGAAGGGTTTGGAGGAAAATCAACTCCACAATGATGAAACCAATCAGCCAATTAATGAGAAAATACAACAAACCCCAGTGGGGATTTTCGCCTTTGAAACAGAGCATAGAGTCAAAACCGAGGAATTGGAAATCAAGGAAGATATCTTTCCATGGTTTTCATTTCCTTCTCAATCAAATGGATCAGAAAACGAGGACGTGTTACCCGAGTCTACTTTTGAAAACCATTTCACCGAAAGCTTTTCTCCTGCGTTCATATCACCAGCCACTTCAGAATCAAACCCTTTCTGTTTGTCAGCGTGCTACTTGAACAGCACTGAACTGTTATGTCAACAGATACAAACCTCAGAGTCTGATATCACTGAGACATTTTCAGCCCCAACTTCAGTAACCAACTCCCCAATCCTGGATTTGGACATTTTGCTTCATAAAGGGGATTTTGACACGGATTTCCCTTTCAACAACCCtgactttttctcttcattcgAACTTCCCTGCACTTCCACTTAG
- the LOC106754126 gene encoding putative anthocyanidin reductase isoform X2 codes for MGEKSKVCVTGGTGYIGSWLIKKLLAKGYTVHATLRDLKNESKVGLLKSLPHAEGKLVLFEADIYDPTQFDPAIQGCQYVFHVATPLTHEPASSQYKDTTEAAVAGAKSIALSCERSGTVKRLIYTASVVSASPLKEDGSDFKDVMDETCWTPLNDSLEYVFPDPFYKDYAYSKTLSEKHLLSYGNDENGGRKFEVVTLPCGLVGGDSLVSSALGSRVVCISLIVQNEIAYTALKFLEGLLGKIPLAHIDDVCEAHIFCMESTSISGRFLCASSYISLQEMANYYARYHPEFNVKQENEDGHWKDIKWTSTKLCDKGFVFKYDAKMILDDCIKCARRMGEL; via the exons ATGGGAGAAAAGAGTAAGGTATGTGTCACAGGAGGAACTGGTTACATAGGTTCATGGCTCATCAAGAAGCTACTGGCCAAAGGTTATACTGTTCATGCAACTCTCAGAGACTTGA AGAACGAGTCAAAGGTAGGGCTGTTAAAGAGTCTTCCTCATGCAGAAGGCAAACTGGTTCTGTTTGAAGCTGATATTTACGACCCAACTCAATTTGATCCTGCAATTCAAGGATGTCAGTATGTGTTTCATGTTGCTACTCCCCTCACCCATGAACCAGCTTCATCTCAG TACAAGGATACTACNGAAGCAGCAGTTGCAGGAGCGAAAAGCATTGCACTGTCATGTGAGAGATCAGGGACGGTGAAGCGTCTGATCTACACTGCTTCTGTTGTATCAGCCTCTCCGCTGAAAGAAGATGGGAGTGATTTCAAAGATGTAATGGATGAAACTTGCTGGACTCCTCTCAATGATTCCTTGGAATACGTATTCCCTGATCCTTTTTACAAG GACTATGCTTATTCAAAAACACTGTCTGAGAAACATCTGTTGAGCTATGGGAATGATGAAAATGGTGGAAGAAAATTTGAGGTAGTAACTCTCCCTTGCGGACTAGTGGGAGGTGACTCCCTTGTATCTTCCGCACTCGGTAGCAGGGTAGTTTGTATTTCACTGATAGTGCAAAATGAAATAGCCTACACAGCACTCAAGTTCCTGGAGGGATTACTGGGTAAAATTCCTCTTGCACACATTGATGATGTCTGTGAAGCTCATATTTTCTGCATGGAAAGCACCTCCATCAGTGGAAGATTCTTGTGTGCAAGTTCTTACATTTCATTACAAGAGATGGCTAACTATTACGCTCGTTATCATCCAGAATTCAATGTGAAACAAGA AAATGAAGATGGACATTGGAAGGATATCAAGTGGACCTCAACAAAGCTTTGTGACAAAGGatttgtatttaaatatgaTGCAAAGATGATATTGGATGATTGTATCAAATGTGCAAGAAGGATGGGTGAACTCTAG